Proteins from a single region of Chloroflexota bacterium:
- a CDS encoding DUF362 domain-containing protein gives MSTVALVRTQPETVLDDVADAMRRAGYRDHIDPAAETALKINVSWHHWYPACSTAPWQLDGVTRTLLADGFPVETIFGAHNRTVVVSARVGERVNKHRPVLTAHGVRNVHLYDDERWVRYEPQGRMLTLHDVYPEGVRIPERLIGTNIIHLPTMKTHVFTTITGAMKNAFGGLLFEKRHFCHATIHETLVDLLTIQKEIHHSIFAVVDGTFIGEGPGPRCMDIHERGLMLAGADQVAVDATIARLMGLDPFEIPFLRLAHEAGLGTADAREIEVVGVDPDAVSWQARTARETFASRGQKLIYWGPLKPLERLLLRTVIAPWSYAASRAYHDVYWWNVHGRRRAAQALRGPWGRLFQQYPEEDHHPLPLPEAEAARP, from the coding sequence GTGAGCACCGTCGCCCTGGTTCGCACGCAGCCCGAAACGGTTCTCGACGACGTCGCGGACGCCATGCGCCGCGCCGGATACCGGGACCACATCGATCCCGCGGCCGAAACCGCGCTCAAGATCAACGTCTCGTGGCACCACTGGTACCCCGCCTGCTCCACCGCGCCCTGGCAGCTCGACGGCGTCACGCGCACGCTGCTGGCCGACGGATTCCCCGTCGAGACCATCTTCGGCGCGCACAACCGCACCGTGGTGGTCAGCGCCCGCGTGGGCGAGCGCGTCAACAAGCACCGACCGGTTCTGACGGCGCACGGCGTGCGCAACGTGCACCTCTACGACGACGAGCGCTGGGTGCGCTATGAGCCACAGGGCCGGATGCTCACCCTGCACGACGTGTATCCCGAGGGCGTGCGCATTCCCGAACGACTCATCGGCACGAACATCATTCATCTGCCGACCATGAAGACGCACGTGTTCACGACCATCACCGGAGCCATGAAGAACGCGTTTGGCGGCCTGCTCTTCGAGAAGCGCCACTTCTGCCACGCCACGATCCACGAGACGCTGGTGGACCTGCTGACGATTCAAAAGGAGATCCACCACAGCATCTTTGCCGTCGTGGACGGCACCTTCATCGGCGAAGGTCCCGGCCCTCGCTGCATGGACATCCACGAGCGCGGCTTGATGCTGGCGGGCGCCGACCAGGTCGCGGTGGACGCCACCATCGCCCGGCTGATGGGCCTGGACCCGTTCGAGATTCCGTTTCTGCGACTGGCGCACGAAGCCGGGCTGGGCACCGCCGACGCGCGCGAAATCGAGGTGGTGGGCGTGGATCCCGACGCCGTGAGCTGGCAGGCCCGCACGGCCCGGGAGACGTTTGCCAGCCGCGGTCAGAAGCTCATCTACTGGGGGCCGCTGAAGCCCCTGGAGCGGCTGCTGCTGCGCACGGTGATCGCGCCGTGGTCCTACGCGGCGTCCCGCGCCTATCACGACGTCTACTGGTGGAACGTGCACGGCCGCCGCCGGGCGGCCCAAGCGCTGCGCGGGCCGTGGGGGCGGCTCTTCCAGCAATACCCCGAGGAGGACCACCACCCGCTGCCGCTTCCCGAGGCTGAAGCCGCTCGGCCTTAG
- a CDS encoding dihydrofolate reductase family protein → MSAEELGGVYDDLELPAGARRPYTAIQMVMTLDGAIKGPTDAYWPIGGEADQRTFRRFRIHFDAVLHGARTLGMGLDRYLWSDELRRARAAKGLTEPPLFVIVTNSARIDPADRVFRRRRYPLRPIVVTHEAADVSAALAEVAEIVRLGDTAVDLSALGAYLAAERGVRRLVCEGGAILNAHMLRAGLVDEFFITVTPSIIGEPRPRTAVEGERALAPDDVLSLDLLSVTHCQGEVFLRFRVPDTSPFAAQPS, encoded by the coding sequence TTGTCAGCGGAGGAATTGGGCGGGGTCTACGACGATCTCGAGCTGCCCGCCGGCGCCCGCCGTCCCTACACGGCGATCCAGATGGTGATGACGCTGGACGGCGCGATCAAAGGCCCAACCGACGCCTACTGGCCGATCGGCGGCGAGGCCGACCAGCGCACGTTTCGCCGGTTTCGCATCCACTTCGACGCCGTGCTGCATGGGGCACGGACGCTGGGGATGGGGCTGGACCGGTATTTGTGGAGCGACGAGTTGCGGCGCGCGCGGGCGGCAAAGGGCCTCACGGAGCCCCCGCTGTTCGTCATCGTGACCAACTCGGCCCGAATCGATCCCGCGGACCGGGTATTCCGGCGCCGGCGCTACCCGCTGCGGCCGATCGTGGTGACGCACGAAGCCGCCGACGTTTCTGCCGCACTCGCCGAGGTGGCGGAGATCGTGCGGCTGGGCGACACGGCGGTCGATCTGTCGGCGCTCGGCGCCTACCTGGCCGCCGAGCGGGGCGTCCGGCGCCTGGTGTGCGAAGGCGGCGCGATCCTCAACGCCCACATGCTGCGCGCCGGTCTGGTGGACGAATTCTTCATCACGGTCACGCCGTCGATCATCGGCGAGCCTCGGCCGCGGACGGCCGTGGAAGGCGAGCGCGCCCTGGCGCCAGATGACGTCCTATCGCTCGACCTGCTCAGCGTGACCCACTGCCAGGGCGAGGTTTTTCTACGATTCCGGGTGCCTGACACTTCGCCCTTTGCCGCGCAGCCGTCGTGA
- a CDS encoding BrnT family toxin, which translates to MSAGFDWSTEKNQQLIEQRGVSFEIVVAAIEQGGLRDVLEHPNQDRYPGQRIYVVDIDAYVYLVPCVMQADGTRFLKTIIPSRKATRDYGRRRPS; encoded by the coding sequence ATGAGCGCCGGCTTCGACTGGAGCACGGAGAAGAATCAACAGCTGATCGAGCAGCGGGGAGTCTCATTCGAGATCGTCGTCGCCGCCATTGAGCAAGGTGGATTGAGAGACGTGCTGGAGCACCCGAATCAGGATCGCTACCCGGGGCAGCGGATCTACGTCGTGGACATTGACGCGTACGTCTATCTCGTGCCATGCGTAATGCAGGCCGACGGCACTCGCTTCCTCAAGACGATCATTCCCAGCCGAAAGGCTACGCGAGATTACGGGAGGAGGCGGCCATCGTGA